From the genome of Nodosilinea sp. PGN35, one region includes:
- a CDS encoding ATP-binding protein has protein sequence MRSRPSFPALAAPSPAEAISAWIMVLSPTAVVESVQTVGIKALPEALTTNWVGRSLAEIVSFATPHALGQALESLATRQEPVQLPGRCPLGSHSLDVQWVLQPLIGLDGELFRIAATGYLSDLHGLASIPWLRAMEGAAAGSESLAGACAQLQTYSPRLTQITRNVRWTLDLEIIRQQTVEGLGDLFGVNRCLVCSCDAAPNTAPEAATVAAEYIRAGDLPSWQGQVWRLAEVPCLSTAAQSSVAVVPPRQPADPAIVAVATRYQNTINGFIVLHDRPDRPWSDIELNLLTDLADQVGTAIAHATLFSESHALAIKLQQANASLMEKQLEFQEARRQAEEARQQAEEASRLKSEFLANTSHELRTPLNGMIGFLKLVLDGMADDPAEREEFIEEAHKSAIHLLQLINDVLDIAKIEAGKMQIDMGPISLKELLADVENFMRHQADEKHLAFEILLPATRDDITVNGNYQRLLQVLINLVGNAIKFTHEGGVTISAEVKPQKVEYQGKPWPGLVKISVADTGIGVSLEKQDRLFQSFSQVDGDRTRQYGGTGLGLAISQRLVEAMGGVVQFISMGEGLGSTVTFTALLYQEPVVIDKEPVYPPK, from the coding sequence ATGCGATCGCGACCCTCATTCCCGGCCCTGGCCGCTCCCAGCCCGGCGGAGGCAATCTCCGCCTGGATCATGGTGCTCAGCCCGACGGCGGTGGTGGAGTCGGTGCAAACCGTAGGCATCAAGGCCCTGCCGGAGGCGCTGACGACCAACTGGGTGGGGCGATCGCTGGCTGAAATCGTCTCCTTTGCCACCCCCCACGCCCTGGGGCAGGCGCTCGAAAGCCTGGCCACCCGCCAGGAGCCTGTACAGCTGCCGGGGCGCTGCCCGCTGGGCTCCCACAGCCTCGATGTGCAGTGGGTACTGCAACCGCTCATTGGCCTGGATGGAGAGCTGTTTCGCATCGCGGCTACGGGATACCTGAGCGACCTGCACGGGTTGGCGAGCATTCCCTGGCTGCGAGCGATGGAGGGCGCTGCCGCAGGCTCAGAGAGTCTGGCGGGGGCCTGTGCCCAGCTGCAAACCTATTCGCCCCGGCTCACCCAAATCACCCGCAATGTGCGCTGGACACTAGATCTAGAAATTATTCGTCAGCAAACCGTCGAGGGGTTGGGCGATCTGTTTGGGGTGAATCGCTGTCTGGTGTGCAGCTGCGATGCTGCTCCTAACACCGCTCCCGAGGCCGCCACCGTAGCGGCTGAATACATCCGAGCGGGGGATTTGCCCAGCTGGCAAGGGCAGGTGTGGCGTCTGGCCGAGGTTCCCTGCCTCAGCACGGCCGCCCAATCGTCGGTGGCGGTAGTGCCGCCTCGGCAGCCCGCCGACCCCGCCATTGTGGCGGTGGCCACCCGCTACCAAAACACCATCAACGGCTTTATCGTGCTCCACGATCGCCCCGATCGCCCCTGGTCAGACATTGAGCTCAATCTGCTCACCGACCTGGCCGATCAGGTGGGCACAGCGATCGCCCACGCCACCCTGTTTAGCGAAAGCCACGCCCTGGCAATCAAGCTTCAGCAGGCCAACGCCAGCCTGATGGAAAAGCAGCTTGAGTTTCAAGAAGCCCGCCGCCAGGCCGAAGAAGCCCGCCAGCAGGCCGAAGAGGCTTCGCGGCTGAAGAGCGAATTTTTGGCCAACACCTCCCACGAGCTGCGCACCCCCCTCAACGGCATGATCGGCTTTCTCAAGCTGGTGCTCGACGGCATGGCCGACGACCCCGCCGAGCGGGAAGAATTTATCGAAGAGGCTCACAAGTCAGCCATCCACCTGCTCCAGCTGATCAACGACGTGCTCGACATCGCCAAGATCGAAGCGGGCAAAATGCAGATCGACATGGGGCCTATCAGCCTCAAAGAGCTGCTGGCCGATGTGGAAAACTTCATGCGCCACCAGGCTGACGAAAAGCATCTGGCCTTCGAGATTTTGCTGCCCGCCACCCGTGACGACATCACCGTCAACGGCAACTACCAGCGCCTGCTTCAGGTACTGATCAACCTGGTGGGCAACGCTATCAAGTTCACCCACGAGGGCGGTGTCACCATCAGCGCCGAGGTCAAACCCCAAAAGGTCGAATACCAGGGCAAGCCCTGGCCCGGCCTGGTGAAAATTAGCGTGGCCGACACGGGCATCGGCGTGTCGCTAGAAAAGCAGGATCGGCTGTTTCAAAGCTTTAGCCAGGTAGATGGCGATCGCACCCGCCAGTACGGCGGCACCGGCCTGGGCCTGGCCATTTCTCAACGCCTGGTGGAGGCCATGGGCGGCGTGGTGCAGTTCATCAGCATGGGCGAGGGGCTGGGCTCCACGGTGACCTTCACGGCGCTGCTCTACCAGGAGCCCGTGGTGATCGACAAAGAACCCGTGTACCCGCCGAAGTAA
- the lepA gene encoding translation elongation factor 4, with the protein MTEVPVSQIRNFSIIAHIDHGKSTLADRLLQRTGTVSDREMKAQFLDSMDLERERGITIKLQAARMNYRAQDGKDYVLNLIDTPGHVDFSYEVSRSLIACEGALLVVDASQGVEAQTLANVYLALENDLEIIPVLNKIDLPGADPERIKQEIEDIIGLDCSGAILASAKQGVGIDEILESIVYLVPPPADTVAEPLRALIFDSYYDSYRGVIVYFRVMDGTIRRKDKVRLMASGKEYEVDELGVLAPTQIEVDELHAGEVGYFAASIKAVEDARVGDTITLVSNPAAEALPGYAEAKPMVFCGLFPTVSDQFEELREALEKLRLSDAALQYEPETSSAMGFGFRCGFLGLLHMEIVQERLEREYNLDLITTAPSVIYRVTTIQGDVLEIDNPSTLPDPQAREKIEEPYVQLDMITPEEYVGALMELCQGRRGEFKDMKYLAQGRTTLIYEVPLAEVVTDFFDQLKSRSKGYASMEYHLIGYRENHLARLDVLINGDPVDSLASIVHRDKAYYVGKALVEKLKELIPRHQFKIPIQAAIGSRIIASESIPALRKDVLAKCYGGDISRKKKLLQKQAKGKKRMKAVGTVDVPQEAFMAVLKLS; encoded by the coding sequence ATGACAGAGGTTCCCGTCTCTCAAATTCGCAACTTTTCGATTATTGCCCACATTGACCACGGCAAATCGACCCTGGCCGACCGGCTGCTCCAGCGCACGGGTACGGTGAGCGATCGCGAGATGAAGGCCCAGTTCCTCGACAGTATGGATTTAGAGCGGGAGCGGGGCATCACCATCAAGCTCCAGGCCGCCCGCATGAACTACAGGGCTCAAGACGGCAAAGACTACGTGCTGAATTTGATCGACACCCCAGGGCACGTCGATTTTTCCTACGAGGTGTCGCGTTCCTTAATCGCCTGCGAAGGGGCGCTGCTGGTAGTCGATGCCTCCCAGGGGGTCGAGGCCCAAACCCTGGCCAACGTCTACCTGGCCCTCGAAAACGACCTCGAGATCATCCCCGTTCTCAACAAAATTGACCTGCCGGGGGCCGACCCCGAGCGTATCAAACAAGAAATTGAAGACATCATCGGCCTCGACTGTAGCGGTGCCATTCTGGCCTCCGCCAAGCAAGGGGTGGGCATTGACGAAATCTTAGAATCGATTGTTTACCTGGTGCCGCCCCCGGCAGACACCGTGGCCGAGCCCCTGCGGGCGCTGATCTTCGACAGCTACTACGACAGCTATCGGGGTGTGATCGTCTACTTCCGGGTCATGGATGGCACCATTCGCCGCAAAGACAAAGTGCGGCTGATGGCCTCGGGCAAAGAGTACGAAGTGGACGAGTTGGGCGTGCTGGCCCCCACCCAAATCGAGGTCGATGAACTCCATGCCGGCGAGGTGGGCTACTTTGCCGCCTCGATCAAAGCGGTGGAAGATGCCCGCGTCGGCGACACCATCACCCTCGTTAGCAACCCCGCCGCCGAGGCCCTACCCGGCTACGCCGAGGCTAAGCCGATGGTCTTCTGCGGCCTGTTTCCCACCGTCTCCGACCAGTTTGAGGAGCTGCGCGAAGCCCTGGAGAAATTGCGTCTCAGTGACGCCGCCCTCCAGTACGAGCCTGAAACCTCCAGCGCCATGGGCTTTGGCTTTCGCTGCGGATTTTTGGGCCTGCTGCACATGGAGATCGTGCAGGAGCGCCTGGAGCGCGAGTACAACCTCGATCTGATCACCACTGCCCCCTCAGTGATCTACCGGGTGACTACGATTCAGGGCGACGTGCTCGAAATCGACAACCCCAGCACCCTGCCCGACCCCCAGGCCCGCGAAAAGATCGAGGAGCCCTACGTGCAGCTCGACATGATCACCCCCGAAGAGTATGTCGGGGCGCTGATGGAGCTGTGCCAGGGCCGCCGGGGCGAGTTCAAAGACATGAAATACCTGGCCCAGGGCCGCACCACGCTGATCTACGAGGTGCCCCTGGCGGAGGTGGTGACCGACTTCTTTGACCAGCTCAAGTCGCGCAGCAAGGGCTACGCCAGCATGGAGTACCACCTGATCGGCTACCGCGAAAACCACCTGGCCCGGCTCGACGTGCTGATCAACGGCGACCCGGTCGATTCGCTGGCCTCGATTGTGCACCGCGACAAAGCTTACTACGTGGGCAAAGCCCTGGTCGAAAAGCTCAAAGAACTGATCCCTCGCCACCAGTTCAAGATTCCCATCCAGGCGGCGATCGGCAGCCGGATTATCGCCAGCGAGAGCATCCCGGCCCTGCGCAAAGATGTACTGGCCAAGTGCTACGGCGGCGACATCTCGCGGAAGAAAAAGCTGCTGCAAAAGCAGGCCAAGGGTAAGAAGCGCATGAAGGCTGTGGGTACCGTGGATGTGCCCCAGGAAGCCTTTATGGCGGTGCTGAAGCTGAGCTGA
- a CDS encoding DUF4058 family protein gives MPSPFPGMDPYLEHPRAWPNIHHRLMTAIADDLAPQLLPKYQVLIEERVYPVDSQDALVVGVPDVAVAKGLRQGVKGSGAIATAPRPDAAVTVTLTIPETIRQGYLEIREIATSQVITVVEVLSPTNKRPGRGRLEYETKRATLLGSLCNFVEIDLLRQGSPLETPQGVAPSDYSILVSPQELRPQAQWYGFNLDDPIPCFALPLQPEDAAPTVDLKRLLDGLYDRSGYGLVIDYAQDPVPPLSEADAQWAREWLKQAYQQP, from the coding sequence ATGCCGTCTCCGTTTCCAGGTATGGATCCTTACCTTGAGCATCCGAGGGCCTGGCCGAATATTCACCATCGCTTGATGACGGCGATCGCCGATGATCTGGCTCCCCAACTGTTGCCCAAATACCAGGTGCTCATTGAAGAGCGCGTGTACCCGGTGGATAGCCAGGATGCCCTTGTGGTTGGGGTGCCCGATGTAGCCGTGGCGAAGGGGCTGCGGCAGGGTGTTAAGGGGAGTGGTGCGATCGCTACCGCCCCCCGCCCCGATGCGGCAGTCACAGTGACGCTGACGATTCCTGAAACTATTCGCCAGGGCTACCTGGAAATTCGAGAAATTGCCACCAGTCAGGTGATAACCGTCGTTGAGGTGCTGTCGCCCACCAACAAGCGCCCTGGCCGGGGGCGGCTGGAGTATGAAACCAAACGAGCGACGCTGCTGGGCAGTCTCTGCAACTTTGTCGAGATTGACCTGCTGCGCCAGGGTTCGCCCTTGGAGACACCCCAGGGGGTAGCCCCGTCAGATTACTCGATTTTAGTCAGCCCCCAAGAACTGCGCCCCCAGGCCCAATGGTACGGCTTTAACCTGGACGACCCGATTCCTTGCTTTGCTCTGCCGCTGCAACCGGAGGACGCGGCCCCCACAGTGGATTTGAAGCGTCTGTTGGATGGGCTCTACGATCGCTCGGGCTATGGCTTAGTGATTGACTACGCTCAAGACCCCGTACCGCCCCTGAGCGAGGCCGATGCCCAATGGGCCAGGGAATGGCTGAAGCAAGCTTATCAGCAACCCTAA
- a CDS encoding transcriptional regulator, with product MLDTYGISQNQLAGAMGIERGSVSRWYHDKRDPTAETVVEIVEALKSLNYQAAEKFVQLYLSSLLNGKTDYNDLV from the coding sequence GTGTTAGACACCTACGGCATCAGCCAAAACCAGCTTGCCGGAGCTATGGGGATAGAACGAGGCAGCGTTTCCCGCTGGTATCACGACAAACGCGATCCGACGGCGGAGACAGTGGTGGAGATTGTGGAAGCTTTGAAAAGCCTTAATTATCAAGCCGCTGAGAAGTTTGTGCAACTATACTTAAGCAGCTTGCTAAATGGCAAAACTGATTATAACGATCTGGTTTGA
- a CDS encoding DUF4365 domain-containing protein translates to MKMLISENDEFESRYLLEFKREAKKYGLFVNYEKDRAAIDLGLHLTREIDPKFRETTQVRVWFQLKGKQKSTLSLEEYRNSDSVSLQLSIEHLKFWYASPEPIYIALYIESADVFLVEDIRDIVLRQWGERLFEPSTFKEDQKTAVIRIQRSKESCPAIWEQMFLHSSIRIDGPSYKGRPLGHRLDPLRCILREMEASDFEELILHLLKAHDFKELDFLDPSSVYAKGTEKAKIIKGVIFQSYEYRFHLGNMIGFSHEVDKGFRHESQLRSIQGKCLVIIHSEPISEPDQHSAFELSKKLLEEDIENILVFANRPSGKDPQNMLQDLSYLGSYNRVFYENGINCMTQLLGDIAFNVLIATNVYLKFRNKIKWSSVNYLVSNFN, encoded by the coding sequence ATGAAAATGCTAATAAGCGAAAATGATGAATTTGAGTCAAGATACTTGCTAGAGTTCAAAAGAGAAGCTAAAAAATATGGGTTGTTTGTCAACTATGAGAAGGATCGAGCAGCCATAGATCTTGGCTTGCATTTAACAAGAGAAATTGACCCAAAATTTCGTGAGACTACTCAAGTCAGAGTTTGGTTTCAACTAAAGGGAAAGCAGAAGTCAACATTAAGTCTTGAAGAATATAGAAACTCTGACTCAGTCAGCCTACAGCTATCAATTGAGCATCTTAAATTCTGGTACGCCTCGCCAGAACCTATATATATTGCGCTTTATATAGAGTCCGCAGATGTTTTTCTTGTTGAAGATATTAGGGATATAGTTTTGAGGCAGTGGGGAGAACGTTTATTTGAACCTAGTACATTTAAGGAAGATCAAAAGACAGCAGTAATCAGAATCCAAAGGAGCAAAGAAAGTTGCCCAGCGATATGGGAGCAAATGTTTCTTCATAGCTCCATTAGAATTGATGGCCCTTCATATAAAGGCAGACCTCTAGGACACCGACTAGATCCTTTAAGGTGCATCCTCAGAGAAATGGAAGCAAGTGATTTTGAAGAACTAATTCTACACTTGCTAAAGGCTCATGACTTTAAAGAACTGGATTTTCTTGATCCAAGCTCAGTTTACGCCAAAGGGACTGAAAAGGCAAAAATAATTAAGGGAGTGATTTTCCAGTCGTATGAGTATAGATTCCACCTAGGAAACATGATTGGCTTTTCCCATGAAGTTGACAAAGGATTTAGGCATGAAAGCCAGCTAAGATCTATACAAGGAAAATGCTTAGTCATTATCCATAGTGAACCAATATCCGAACCTGATCAACATTCAGCTTTTGAATTGTCTAAAAAGCTCTTGGAAGAAGATATTGAGAATATTCTGGTTTTTGCAAATCGTCCTTCGGGCAAAGATCCGCAGAACATGCTTCAAGACTTATCTTACCTTGGAAGCTACAATCGAGTCTTTTATGAGAATGGCATAAATTGCATGACACAGTTATTGGGGGATATAGCTTTCAACGTTCTAATAGCAACAAATGTGTATCTAAAATTTCGCAACAAAATAAAGTGGAGCAGTGTAAACTATTTGGTTTCTAACTTTAATTGA
- a CDS encoding type II toxin-antitoxin system VapC family toxin, whose amino-acid sequence MSVYFLDSSALVKRYIREKGTDWVASLFSPALGNDCFIAAIAGVEIIAAITRRARSGSIKPADAALACAQFRQDFQTTYQIIEITEEIISLGMALAEAKGLRGYDAVQLAAGCAVNALCLTSSLPPLIFVSADNELNAAARSEGLIIENPNEQ is encoded by the coding sequence ATGTCGGTTTATTTTCTAGACAGCAGCGCCCTGGTCAAGCGGTATATCCGTGAAAAAGGGACTGACTGGGTTGCAAGCCTGTTTTCCCCAGCTTTGGGCAATGACTGTTTTATAGCTGCCATCGCAGGCGTAGAAATCATTGCGGCTATTACCAGGCGTGCCCGTAGCGGTAGTATCAAACCCGCCGATGCTGCTTTAGCCTGCGCTCAGTTTAGGCAAGACTTTCAGACAACTTATCAAATTATTGAAATTACCGAAGAGATTATTAGTCTAGGGATGGCTCTAGCCGAAGCAAAAGGGCTGCGAGGCTATGATGCCGTACAGTTAGCCGCAGGTTGTGCCGTCAATGCCCTTTGCCTAACGAGCAGTTTGCCACCTTTAATTTTTGTCTCAGCCGACAACGAACTCAATGCCGCCGCCCGCAGCGAAGGGCTAATCATTGAGAATCCTAACGAGCAATAG
- a CDS encoding DUF4926 domain-containing protein: MSLVKTLDTVANLKPIARDRLTLVEPEFEMIQQLPTGQVGTVLEIYEGEELCYLVEFADLAGREYAMAVLMPDEVLPLRYELLLAS, translated from the coding sequence ATGAGCCTTGTGAAAACTCTAGATACCGTTGCCAACCTAAAGCCGATCGCCCGCGATCGCCTCACGCTGGTTGAACCTGAGTTTGAGATGATTCAGCAGCTTCCTACGGGGCAGGTGGGCACTGTATTAGAGATCTATGAGGGAGAGGAGCTTTGCTATTTAGTTGAGTTTGCAGATTTGGCAGGTCGCGAATATGCGATGGCGGTGTTGATGCCGGATGAGGTGCTGCCATTGCGTTATGAATTGCTGCTGGCGAGCTGA
- a CDS encoding putative toxin-antitoxin system toxin component, PIN family, which yields MPQELRVVLDTNVLVSALVFRQGSIATLRTAWQAQHFIPLVSRATATELIRDLLSLQAVFEVPIVKVEAFFQILKQRI from the coding sequence ATGCCTCAGGAGCTTCGGGTGGTGCTGGATACTAATGTGTTGGTGTCTGCATTGGTATTTAGGCAAGGGTCAATAGCCACTTTGCGTACAGCTTGGCAGGCTCAGCACTTTATACCTTTGGTATCGCGAGCGACGGCAACTGAGTTAATTCGCGACCTGCTGAGCTTACAAGCTGTTTTCGAGGTGCCGATTGTTAAAGTTGAAGCATTTTTTCAGATCCTTAAACAACGGATATAA
- a CDS encoding AbrB/MazE/SpoVT family DNA-binding domain-containing protein produces the protein MLAKLTDQNRITLPLSVTEALGPVEYFEITVEGGQVILTPVKIQRSDAVREKLAELNITEQDVADAVAWAREGSSI, from the coding sequence ATGCTTGCCAAACTTACTGATCAAAATCGAATTACGCTACCGCTCAGTGTGACAGAGGCGCTTGGCCCAGTGGAGTATTTTGAAATTACGGTTGAGGGCGGGCAAGTCATTCTTACCCCAGTCAAAATCCAGCGCTCTGATGCGGTGAGAGAAAAGCTGGCTGAGCTAAATATTACAGAACAAGATGTGGCGGATGCTGTAGCTTGGGCGCGTGAAGGTTCTAGCATTTGA
- a CDS encoding glycosyltransferase family 2 protein, whose translation MKFSLVITTYNRLELLKRAIACGLNQTVPCEVVVADDASTDGTEEYVRSLGDRVVYHRNAQNLNHAATVNHGVAAASGEWVKFLDDDDYLAPDCIEKMTAAIAQHPKAVLCSCQAIQVDEQGTELRRTAATGPGQVFYIPQSAIHYGMLMDQVPFGTPAQVACRRDAFLQAGGWDTTMTTNYDDIDAWVKLADFGDALFINQPLAYRTLWAGGYEQKMALSRRMALNLTIKERIYGRVSEGYRDRIPSLAAIGQYLHLHWGLVALRQRQITTGLSLLAPGVLSPQAWQLLAQARQLRTTPTTDSLVPRTVLVP comes from the coding sequence ATGAAATTTAGTTTGGTGATCACCACCTACAATCGGCTGGAGCTGCTGAAGCGGGCGATCGCCTGCGGTCTCAACCAAACCGTGCCCTGCGAAGTCGTCGTCGCTGACGATGCCTCCACCGACGGCACCGAGGAGTATGTACGCAGTTTGGGCGATCGCGTCGTCTACCACCGCAACGCCCAAAACCTCAACCACGCCGCCACGGTGAACCATGGTGTTGCCGCCGCCAGCGGGGAGTGGGTCAAGTTTCTCGACGACGACGACTATTTAGCACCCGACTGCATTGAGAAAATGACGGCGGCGATCGCCCAGCACCCCAAAGCCGTGCTCTGCTCCTGCCAGGCCATTCAGGTAGACGAGCAGGGCACCGAGCTGCGCCGCACCGCCGCCACCGGCCCCGGCCAGGTGTTCTACATTCCCCAGAGCGCCATCCACTACGGCATGCTGATGGATCAGGTGCCCTTTGGCACCCCGGCCCAGGTGGCCTGCCGCCGCGACGCCTTTTTGCAGGCGGGCGGCTGGGATACCACCATGACCACCAACTACGACGACATCGACGCCTGGGTGAAGCTGGCCGACTTTGGCGACGCGCTATTTATCAACCAACCTCTGGCCTACCGCACCCTTTGGGCCGGGGGCTACGAGCAAAAAATGGCGCTCAGCCGCCGTATGGCGCTCAATTTGACCATCAAAGAGCGCATCTATGGGCGGGTGAGTGAGGGATACCGCGATCGCATTCCCAGTCTGGCTGCCATTGGCCAGTACCTGCACCTCCACTGGGGCCTGGTGGCTCTACGGCAGCGCCAGATAACTACCGGGCTGTCGCTGCTAGCGCCCGGAGTACTGTCGCCCCAGGCATGGCAACTGCTGGCCCAGGCCCGTCAGCTGCGGACTACCCCGACCACCGACAGTCTGGTACCCCGCACCGTACTGGTGCCCTAG
- a CDS encoding heavy-metal-associated domain-containing protein produces MSLTFQVSTLGDQKSAQELKELILTSEPDAKVDVNPQAKTVTIDAKASEETFKELIVAAGHTIQPMNPAQEPV; encoded by the coding sequence ATGTCGTTGACGTTCCAAGTTTCGACCCTGGGTGACCAAAAGTCGGCTCAGGAGCTAAAAGAGCTGATTTTGACCTCTGAACCCGATGCCAAGGTTGACGTCAATCCCCAAGCCAAAACCGTCACCATTGACGCCAAGGCATCAGAAGAAACCTTCAAAGAACTCATCGTAGCAGCGGGTCACACCATTCAGCCCATGAACCCTGCCCAAGAGCCTGTCTAA
- a CDS encoding formamidase, translated as MSGLGGLNKSPNGVVLGMVQLQLPNVVTPDDLAAQTQRICEMVAKARRNLPSMDLVVFPEYSLHGLSMDTNPAIMCSLDGPEVAAFRRACIDNDIWGCFSIMEYNPEGNPYNSGIIIDNQGAINLYYRKLHPWIPVEPWEPGNVGIPVCDGPNGSKLALIICHDGMFPEMARECAYKGAEIMIRTAGYTAPIRHAWQITNQANAFCNLMVTASVCMCGSDGSFDSMGEGMIVNFDGTPLVMGSHRPDEIITAEVRPDLVREARLHWGVENNIYQFGHRGYVAVKGGAQDCPYTYMKDMVKERYRLPWEDEVVHQDGTTCGFSVPTRDYKGEELPPVLN; from the coding sequence ATGAGTGGACTTGGTGGCCTAAACAAATCGCCCAACGGCGTGGTGCTGGGCATGGTGCAGCTTCAGCTGCCCAATGTCGTTACCCCCGACGACCTGGCCGCCCAGACTCAGCGTATTTGCGAAATGGTCGCCAAAGCCCGCCGCAACCTGCCCTCCATGGATCTGGTGGTGTTTCCCGAGTACTCGCTCCACGGGCTGTCGATGGATACCAACCCCGCCATCATGTGCAGCCTAGATGGCCCTGAGGTGGCCGCCTTTCGCCGGGCCTGCATCGACAACGACATCTGGGGCTGCTTCTCGATTATGGAGTACAACCCCGAGGGCAATCCTTACAACAGCGGCATCATTATCGACAACCAGGGCGCAATCAATCTCTACTACCGCAAACTCCACCCCTGGATTCCCGTCGAGCCGTGGGAACCTGGCAATGTGGGCATTCCCGTCTGCGACGGCCCCAACGGCAGCAAGCTGGCGCTGATCATCTGTCACGACGGCATGTTCCCCGAAATGGCCCGCGAGTGCGCCTACAAGGGGGCCGAGATTATGATTCGCACGGCGGGCTACACCGCCCCGATTCGCCACGCCTGGCAGATCACCAACCAGGCCAATGCCTTTTGCAACCTGATGGTGACGGCCTCGGTGTGCATGTGCGGCAGCGACGGCAGCTTCGACTCCATGGGCGAGGGTATGATCGTCAACTTCGACGGCACGCCGCTGGTGATGGGCAGCCACCGCCCCGACGAAATTATCACCGCCGAGGTGCGCCCCGATCTGGTGCGCGAGGCCCGCCTGCACTGGGGCGTAGAGAATAACATCTATCAGTTTGGCCATCGCGGCTATGTGGCGGTCAAAGGCGGTGCCCAGGACTGCCCCTACACCTACATGAAAGACATGGTCAAAGAGCGCTACCGCCTGCCCTGGGAAGACGAGGTGGTGCATCAAGACGGTACCACCTGCGGGTTTTCGGTGCCCACCCGCGACTACAAAGGCGAAGAACTGCCGCCGGTTTTGAACTAG
- a CDS encoding HEPN domain-containing protein, with amino-acid sequence MTDAKTQLVQSWLTKAQHDLASAQVLATAKPPLLDTAIYHCQQAAEKAVKGYLTFRDHDIDRTHDVELLIRTAIPYAQEFESWVEAGIVLTPYAPMYRYPGFADEPSQAEFEQALAVAEGIYQVVLSLIPLP; translated from the coding sequence ATGACCGACGCTAAGACTCAGCTGGTGCAAAGTTGGCTGACCAAGGCGCAGCATGATTTAGCGTCGGCGCAGGTCTTGGCTACTGCCAAACCACCGCTGCTAGATACGGCTATTTATCACTGTCAGCAGGCCGCAGAAAAAGCTGTCAAGGGATACCTGACGTTTCGCGACCACGACATCGATCGCACTCACGATGTTGAGCTGTTGATTAGAACGGCGATACCCTATGCTCAAGAGTTTGAGAGCTGGGTTGAGGCAGGCATAGTTTTAACGCCCTACGCTCCCATGTACCGCTACCCAGGTTTTGCTGATGAGCCTAGCCAGGCAGAATTTGAGCAGGCTCTCGCTGTAGCTGAAGGCATTTATCAGGTGGTCTTGTCTCTGATTCCGTTACCGTGA
- a CDS encoding nucleotidyltransferase domain-containing protein — protein MQPLTDNLLTTITYRLVSQFQPEQVILFGSYAWGKPTVDSDVDLMVIVRESSLSDYQRSVLGHRCLSGLGIAKDVVVRTREEFDRWQAVRSSLECKVARQGKVLYDRR, from the coding sequence ATGCAACCCCTAACCGACAACTTGCTAACAACCATTACCTATCGGTTGGTAAGCCAATTTCAGCCTGAGCAGGTAATTTTGTTTGGCTCCTACGCCTGGGGAAAACCAACGGTGGATAGCGATGTAGACCTGATGGTGATCGTGCGGGAGAGCAGCCTCTCAGATTATCAGCGCTCTGTGCTGGGGCACCGCTGCCTGAGTGGCCTGGGCATCGCCAAAGATGTGGTGGTCAGAACACGCGAAGAGTTTGACCGTTGGCAAGCCGTGCGATCGTCGCTGGAGTGCAAAGTAGCTCGTCAGGGAAAAGTTCTCTATGACCGACGCTAA
- a CDS encoding AzlD domain-containing protein, producing the protein MNDWLLVASMALVTFSIRYALLAFSGRISLSPSLVRALGYVPPVVLTAIVVPAVVFPDGETLGLGWQNARLVGAIAAVALALWRKNLLLTIAGGMATFWGWQWLVS; encoded by the coding sequence ATGAACGACTGGCTCCTCGTCGCCTCCATGGCCCTGGTAACGTTTTCAATTCGCTACGCGCTGCTGGCCTTTAGCGGTCGCATTTCACTGTCGCCGTCCCTGGTGCGGGCGCTGGGCTACGTGCCCCCGGTGGTGCTGACGGCGATTGTGGTGCCTGCAGTGGTCTTTCCCGACGGCGAGACGCTGGGGCTGGGGTGGCAAAATGCGCGGCTGGTGGGGGCGATCGCCGCTGTCGCCCTCGCCCTCTGGCGCAAAAACCTGCTGCTCACCATCGCGGGCGGCATGGCCACCTTTTGGGGCTGGCAGTGGCTGGTAAGCTAG